A DNA window from Pseudomonas resinovorans NBRC 106553 contains the following coding sequences:
- the zigA gene encoding zinc metallochaperone GTPase ZigA, which produces MDSRLPVTLLSGFLGAGKSTLLNHLLRNREQLRVAVIVNDMSEINIDASEVQRDVSLNRGEERLVEMSNGCICCTLREDLLEEVSRLAREGRFDYLLIESTGISEPLPVAETFTFRDEQGQSLSDLARLDTLVTVVDGVNFLRDYQDAENLASRGEALGEDDERSISDLLIEQVEFADVLLLSKVDLISGAEREELLAILHRLNPEAEVLPMVMGQVDLARLLDTGRFDFERAARAPGWLKELRGEHVPESDEYGIASTSYRARRPFHPQRFFSFLDREWCNGRLLRSKGLFWLASRYREAGSWSQAGGLMRHGLAGRWWRFVPRENWPEDPGSVLQHWTQEVGDCRQELVFIGQGIDFQRLRAELDACLLEDHEMALGPEGWSLLPDPFDPWLVGEAA; this is translated from the coding sequence ATGGATTCACGCCTCCCCGTCACCCTGCTGTCCGGTTTCCTCGGTGCCGGCAAAAGCACCCTGCTCAACCACCTGCTGCGTAATCGAGAGCAATTGCGCGTGGCCGTGATCGTCAACGACATGAGCGAAATCAACATCGACGCCAGCGAGGTACAGCGTGACGTCAGCCTCAATCGTGGCGAGGAGCGCCTGGTGGAGATGAGCAACGGCTGCATCTGCTGCACCCTGCGCGAAGACCTGCTGGAGGAAGTCAGTCGCCTCGCCCGCGAAGGCCGCTTCGATTACCTGCTGATCGAATCCACCGGCATCTCCGAGCCGCTGCCGGTGGCTGAAACCTTCACCTTCCGCGACGAGCAGGGGCAAAGCCTGTCGGACCTGGCGCGCCTGGACACCCTGGTGACTGTGGTGGACGGGGTGAACTTCCTGCGCGACTACCAGGACGCGGAGAACCTCGCCAGCCGTGGCGAAGCCCTGGGCGAGGACGATGAGCGCTCGATCAGCGATCTGCTGATCGAGCAGGTGGAGTTCGCCGATGTGCTGCTGCTCAGCAAGGTCGACCTGATCTCCGGCGCCGAGCGCGAGGAATTGCTCGCGATCCTGCACCGCCTAAATCCAGAGGCCGAGGTGCTGCCCATGGTCATGGGCCAGGTGGACCTGGCGCGCCTGCTGGACACCGGCCGCTTCGACTTCGAGCGCGCGGCCCGGGCACCGGGCTGGCTCAAGGAGCTGCGTGGCGAGCATGTGCCGGAAAGCGACGAATATGGCATCGCCTCGACATCCTATCGGGCGCGGCGTCCCTTCCATCCGCAGCGCTTCTTCAGCTTCCTCGACCGTGAATGGTGCAATGGCCGGCTGCTGCGTTCCAAGGGCCTGTTCTGGCTGGCCAGCCGGTATCGCGAGGCGGGCAGCTGGTCACAGGCCGGCGGCCTGATGCGCCACGGCCTGGCTGGCCGCTGGTGGCGCTTCGTCCCACGGGAAAACTGGCCGGAAGACCCAGGCAGTGTGCTCCAGCACTGGACGCAGGAAGTGGGCGATTGTCGCCAAGAGCTGGTGTTCATCGGCCAGGGCATCGACTTCCAGCGCCTGCGTGCCGAACTGGACGCCTGCCTGCTGGAGGATCACGAAATGGCCCTGGGGCCGGAAGGCTGGAGCCTGTTGCCTGATCCTTTCGACCCCTGGCTGGTCGGGGAAGCCGCCTGA
- a CDS encoding GTP-binding protein codes for MLTHIPTHLIAGPLGAGKTSLIRQLQAQRPAHERWAVLINEFGQIGLDAALLTNSDDCISLAEVAGGCVCCVNGAPFQVGLGRLLRKARPDRLLIEPSGLGHPVELLRQLREPPWEGVLALQPSVVVLDAAALATGQLLPDSQREALLDAGLVLLNKSENLNSAICEQLSAKLPPVPLLWTTQGRLDIELLPGIHAQRGKAVGINELPTGVDKPPVLWRNPAEPICQIQSAADGWSIGWRWHPSQVFELMRLQNWLSGLPWRRAKLVLQTNAGWLSANALDGAPLHWQASEWRKDSRLELIFAGPQDEAALKAGMAACRTEPRS; via the coding sequence ATGCTTACTCATATCCCGACTCATCTCATCGCCGGGCCCTTGGGCGCCGGCAAGACCAGCCTGATCCGCCAGCTGCAGGCGCAGCGCCCTGCCCATGAACGCTGGGCCGTGCTGATCAACGAATTCGGCCAGATCGGCCTGGACGCGGCCTTGCTGACCAACAGTGACGATTGCATCAGCCTCGCCGAAGTTGCTGGCGGCTGCGTCTGCTGCGTCAACGGCGCGCCCTTCCAGGTGGGCCTTGGCCGATTGCTGCGCAAGGCGCGGCCGGACCGGCTACTGATAGAACCCTCCGGACTCGGACACCCGGTCGAGCTACTGCGACAGCTACGCGAACCCCCTTGGGAGGGCGTTCTGGCGCTACAGCCAAGCGTCGTGGTGCTCGACGCGGCGGCCCTGGCTACGGGCCAGCTACTGCCAGACAGCCAGCGGGAGGCACTTTTGGATGCTGGCCTGGTGCTACTAAACAAGTCCGAAAACCTGAATTCTGCTATCTGTGAACAACTTTCCGCAAAACTACCCCCCGTACCCCTGCTGTGGACGACTCAGGGAAGGCTAGATATCGAGCTGCTTCCAGGTATTCATGCACAACGTGGAAAAGCTGTTGGTATCAACGAGTTACCAACAGGTGTGGATAAACCTCCGGTTCTGTGGAGGAATCCGGCCGAACCCATCTGCCAGATCCAGTCCGCAGCCGATGGCTGGAGCATCGGCTGGCGTTGGCATCCGAGCCAGGTATTCGAGCTGATGCGCCTGCAGAACTGGCTTTCCGGCCTGCCCTGGCGCCGCGCCAAGCTGGTGCTGCAGACCAACGCCGGCTGGCTTTCCGCCAATGCGCTGGACGGCGCACCGCTGCACTGGCAGGCCAGCGAGTGGCGCAAGGATTCACGTCTGGAACTGATCTTCGCCGGCCCCCAGGACGAGGCGGCGTTGAAGGCGGGCATGGCGGCGTGCCGGACTGAACCGCGGAGCTGA
- a CDS encoding sigma-54 dependent transcriptional regulator, with protein sequence MTTQVIVVDDEAAIREAVREWLELSGFEVRVESSAEDCLKRLDADFPGVVISDLRMPGMDGMALLQALQTLDRELPLLMITGHGDVPQAVEAMRLGAYDFIEKPFTPERLLESLRRALEKRRLVQENRRLRVQVELKDQLDGRLLGVSRPMAQLRRQVLDLASTPVNILLRGDTGAGKEMVARCLHDFGPRAGKPFVALNCAAIPENLFESELFGHESGAFTGAQGKRIGKIEHAHGGTLFLDEIESMPLAQQVKLLRVLQEQRLERLGSNQSIAVDIRVVAATKPDLRDEVRAGRFREDLLYRLNVAELQLPALRERREDIPLLFEHFARQASARLGRPQPTLTPAELAQLLAHDWPGNVRELANAAERHVLGLSTGQAERTEGEPSLAELMETYEAQCLRQALARSQGDIKAVMALLQLPRRTLNEKMVRHGLERGEFLPGDDL encoded by the coding sequence ATGACAACCCAGGTGATCGTCGTCGACGATGAGGCGGCCATCCGTGAAGCCGTGCGTGAGTGGCTGGAGCTTTCTGGCTTCGAGGTGCGCGTGGAATCCAGCGCCGAGGATTGCCTGAAGCGCCTCGACGCCGACTTCCCCGGCGTGGTGATCAGCGACCTGCGGATGCCCGGCATGGATGGCATGGCCCTGCTCCAGGCGCTGCAAACGCTGGACCGCGAGCTGCCGCTGCTGATGATCACCGGCCATGGCGACGTGCCCCAGGCGGTGGAAGCCATGCGCCTGGGTGCCTACGACTTCATCGAGAAGCCCTTCACCCCCGAGCGCCTGCTGGAGAGCTTGCGCCGCGCCCTGGAGAAACGCCGGCTGGTGCAGGAAAACCGCCGCCTGCGGGTCCAGGTGGAGCTCAAGGACCAGCTCGACGGCCGCCTGCTGGGCGTGTCCCGGCCCATGGCGCAACTGCGGCGCCAGGTGCTGGACCTGGCTTCCACCCCGGTGAACATCCTGCTGCGCGGCGACACCGGCGCCGGCAAGGAAATGGTCGCGCGCTGCCTGCACGACTTCGGCCCGCGCGCCGGCAAGCCCTTCGTGGCACTGAACTGCGCGGCGATCCCGGAGAACCTCTTCGAGAGCGAACTGTTCGGCCATGAGAGCGGCGCCTTCACCGGCGCCCAGGGCAAACGCATCGGCAAGATCGAACATGCCCATGGCGGCACCCTGTTCCTCGACGAGATCGAGAGCATGCCCCTGGCGCAGCAGGTCAAGCTCCTGCGGGTGTTGCAGGAGCAGCGCCTGGAGCGCCTGGGCTCGAACCAGAGCATCGCTGTGGATATCCGCGTGGTGGCGGCGACCAAGCCGGACCTGCGCGACGAGGTCCGCGCCGGGCGCTTCCGCGAGGACCTGCTCTACCGGCTCAACGTCGCCGAGCTGCAACTGCCGGCCCTGCGTGAGCGGCGCGAGGACATCCCGCTGCTGTTCGAGCACTTCGCCCGCCAGGCCAGCGCGCGCCTGGGCCGCCCTCAGCCGACCCTGACCCCGGCGGAACTGGCGCAACTGCTGGCCCACGACTGGCCGGGCAACGTACGCGAACTGGCCAACGCCGCCGAACGCCATGTGCTGGGGTTATCCACAGGCCAGGCGGAACGCACCGAGGGCGAACCCTCCCTGGCCGAGCTGATGGAAACCTACGAGGCGCAATGCCTGCGCCAGGCCCTGGCGCGCAGCCAGGGCGACATCAAGGCGGTGATGGCCCTGCTGCAGCTGCCGCGCCGCACCCTCAACGAGAAGATGGTGCGCCACGGCCTGGAGCGGGGCGAGTTCCTGCCCGGGGATGACCTGTAG
- a CDS encoding cation transporter encodes MTLFIASMGVFFGLWSGSIAIIFDGFFSAVDASTSLLSLLVVRLLMAEGSRRFQYGYWHIEPMVLALSGSITMLLCLYAFFNALTTFMAGGHKPDLDWAIVYTVLISCIAFGMFLYLRRVNRRLNSGFLNLDSRSWLMSALIAFSLLIAFGVAWLMTGTRFEHLTPYVDSVTLMVLSLCLLVVPGKIVFQAIKEVFLVSPDDLSQQVQDVMTATVARHQLASYNSYVAKVGRALFIEIIIIVPPDFRLDGIATLDAIREEIRKALGDAGPERWLTIAFTGDRRWL; translated from the coding sequence ATGACCCTGTTCATCGCTTCGATGGGCGTGTTCTTCGGGTTGTGGTCCGGGTCCATCGCGATCATCTTCGATGGTTTCTTCAGCGCCGTCGATGCCAGCACATCCCTGCTGTCACTGCTGGTGGTGCGCTTGCTGATGGCCGAGGGCAGTCGGCGTTTCCAGTATGGCTACTGGCATATCGAGCCCATGGTGCTGGCGCTTTCCGGCAGCATCACCATGCTGCTGTGCCTCTATGCCTTCTTCAACGCGCTGACCACGTTCATGGCGGGCGGCCACAAGCCCGACCTGGACTGGGCCATCGTCTACACGGTGCTGATTAGCTGCATCGCCTTCGGCATGTTCCTGTACCTGCGCCGGGTGAACCGGCGGCTTAACTCCGGCTTCCTCAACCTGGATTCGCGCAGTTGGCTGATGTCGGCGTTGATCGCGTTTTCCCTGCTGATCGCCTTCGGCGTTGCCTGGCTGATGACCGGGACCCGTTTCGAACACCTCACGCCCTACGTGGATTCGGTCACCCTGATGGTGCTGAGCCTGTGCCTGCTCGTCGTGCCCGGAAAGATCGTCTTCCAGGCGATCAAGGAGGTATTCCTGGTGTCGCCGGACGACCTGAGCCAGCAAGTGCAGGACGTCATGACGGCCACCGTCGCCCGCCACCAGCTCGCCAGTTACAACAGCTACGTGGCGAAGGTGGGGCGCGCGCTGTTCATCGAGATCATCATCATCGTCCCGCCGGACTTCCGGCTGGACGGGATCGCGACCCTCGATGCCATTCGCGAGGAAATCAGGAAAGCCTTGGGCGATGCCGGACCGGAGCGCTGGCTGACGATCGCCTTCACGGGCGACCGGCGCTGGCTCTGA
- the folE2 gene encoding GTP cyclohydrolase FolE2 encodes MNARHLPDIAAQDADLDLPLDWVGMHGIAQPLLLDGQRIAARADAGVSLDDSSARGIHMSRLYLALQALEGEELSIPLLRRVLASFLESHQGLSSSASLRLQGETLLQRPALVSALSGWKAYPFEVLAHQDRWGFHVELWVQLAYSSTCPCSAALARQLVQQAFTEDFAAEIPLEREQILAWLGSDRGMLATPHSQRSTASLQARLGDVDGIPLGRLVDLAEQALGTPVQTAVKRADEQAFALANGQNLMFCEDAARRLGAVLREQEWLAGFRLRVVHAESLHAHDAVAEYAWRYR; translated from the coding sequence ATGAACGCCCGTCACCTCCCGGATATCGCCGCACAAGACGCCGACCTCGACCTGCCCCTGGACTGGGTCGGTATGCACGGCATCGCCCAACCGCTATTGCTGGACGGCCAGCGCATTGCCGCCCGCGCCGATGCCGGCGTCAGCCTGGACGACAGCAGCGCCCGTGGAATCCATATGTCGCGGCTCTACCTGGCACTGCAGGCACTGGAAGGAGAAGAGCTGTCCATCCCGCTGTTGCGGCGTGTGCTGGCGAGCTTCCTCGAAAGCCACCAGGGCCTGTCCAGCAGCGCCAGCCTCAGGCTGCAGGGCGAAACCTTGCTACAACGACCGGCGCTGGTCAGCGCCCTCTCGGGTTGGAAGGCCTATCCCTTCGAAGTCCTTGCACACCAGGATCGATGGGGGTTTCACGTGGAACTATGGGTGCAACTGGCCTATTCCTCCACCTGTCCCTGCTCCGCGGCACTCGCCCGTCAGCTGGTCCAGCAAGCTTTCACCGAGGACTTCGCTGCCGAGATTCCACTGGAGCGCGAACAGATCCTTGCCTGGCTGGGCAGCGACCGGGGCATGCTCGCGACGCCCCACAGTCAGCGCAGTACTGCCAGCCTCCAGGCACGCCTGGGCGACGTTGACGGCATCCCCTTGGGCCGGTTGGTCGACCTGGCGGAACAGGCACTGGGCACCCCGGTGCAGACCGCGGTGAAACGGGCGGACGAACAAGCCTTCGCCCTGGCCAATGGCCAGAACCTGATGTTCTGCGAGGATGCCGCGCGGCGCCTGGGCGCCGTCCTGCGGGAGCAGGAGTGGCTGGCGGGCTTCAGGCTCCGGGTCGTGCACGCGGAGAGCCTCCACGCACATGACGCCGTAGCCGAATACGCCTGGCGCTATCGGTAG
- the glmS gene encoding glutamine--fructose-6-phosphate transaminase (isomerizing): MCGIVGAIAERNITAILVEGLKRLEYRGYDSAGVAVFTNEGTLERRRRVGKVAELEQALAEQPLVGRLGIAHTRWATHGAPSERNAHPHFSGEQLAVVHNGIIENYEALREQLKGLGYVFTSDTDTEVIVHLLHHKLKTVTDLADALKAAVPELHGAYGLAVISASQPDRLLAARSGSPLVIGLGLGENFLASDQLALRQVTDRFIYLEEGDIAEIRRDSVAIWDEQGHPVQREQVQYHEGAEAADKGEYRHFMLKEIHEQPKVVQRTLEGRLGSDHVLVNAFGPRAAELFAKVRNVQIVACGTSYHAGMVARYWLEGLAGIPCQIEVASEFRYRKVVVQPDTLFVTISQSGETADTLAALRNAKELGYLTSLAICNVGTSSLVRESDLTLLTQAGPEIGVASTKAFTTQLVGLMLLTLSLGQVRGTLQAGVEAGLVDELRRLPTRLGEALAMDKVVEKVAELFAEKNHTLFLGRGAQYPVAMEGSLKLKEISYIHAEAYPAGELKHGPLALVDSDMPVVTVAPNNELVEKLKSNLQEVRARGGELIVFADRDAGIDNGEGTHVVNMPHIDDALAPILYTIPLQLLSYYVAVLKGTDVDQPRNLAKSVTVE, encoded by the coding sequence ATGTGTGGCATCGTTGGCGCCATCGCCGAGCGCAATATCACCGCAATCCTGGTCGAGGGCCTCAAGCGCCTCGAGTACCGTGGCTATGACAGCGCCGGTGTGGCCGTCTTCACCAACGAGGGCACGCTGGAGCGCCGCCGCCGCGTCGGCAAGGTCGCCGAACTGGAGCAGGCCCTGGCTGAACAGCCCCTGGTTGGCCGCCTGGGCATCGCCCACACCCGCTGGGCCACCCACGGCGCGCCGAGCGAGCGCAATGCCCACCCGCATTTCTCCGGCGAGCAGCTGGCCGTGGTGCACAACGGCATCATCGAGAACTACGAGGCCCTGCGCGAGCAGCTCAAGGGCCTGGGCTACGTCTTCACCTCGGACACCGACACCGAAGTCATCGTCCACCTGCTGCACCACAAGCTGAAGACCGTCACCGACCTGGCTGACGCCCTCAAGGCCGCCGTGCCCGAGCTGCACGGCGCCTACGGCCTGGCCGTGATCAGTGCCAGCCAGCCTGACCGCCTGCTCGCCGCACGCAGCGGCAGCCCCCTGGTGATCGGCCTGGGCCTGGGCGAGAACTTCCTCGCCTCCGACCAGTTGGCCCTGCGCCAGGTCACCGACCGCTTCATCTACCTGGAAGAAGGCGATATCGCCGAGATCCGTCGCGACAGCGTGGCGATCTGGGATGAGCAAGGCCACCCGGTCCAGCGCGAGCAGGTGCAGTACCACGAAGGCGCCGAAGCCGCCGACAAGGGCGAGTACCGCCACTTCATGCTCAAGGAAATCCATGAGCAGCCCAAGGTCGTGCAGCGCACCCTGGAAGGCCGCCTGGGCAGCGACCATGTGCTGGTCAATGCCTTCGGCCCCCGTGCCGCCGAACTCTTCGCCAAGGTGCGCAACGTACAGATCGTCGCCTGTGGCACCAGCTACCACGCCGGTATGGTCGCCCGTTACTGGCTCGAAGGCCTGGCCGGCATCCCCTGCCAGATCGAAGTGGCCAGCGAGTTCCGCTACCGCAAGGTGGTGGTGCAGCCGGACACCCTGTTCGTCACCATCTCCCAGTCCGGCGAAACCGCCGACACCCTGGCCGCCCTGCGTAACGCCAAGGAGCTGGGCTACCTGACCAGCCTGGCCATCTGCAACGTGGGCACCAGCTCCCTGGTGCGCGAATCCGACCTGACCCTGCTGACCCAGGCCGGCCCGGAAATCGGCGTGGCTTCCACCAAGGCCTTCACCACCCAGCTGGTGGGCCTGATGCTCCTGACCCTGTCCCTGGGTCAGGTACGTGGCACCCTGCAGGCAGGTGTCGAGGCCGGCCTGGTGGACGAGCTGCGCCGTCTGCCGACCCGTCTTGGCGAGGCCCTGGCCATGGACAAGGTGGTGGAAAAGGTCGCCGAGCTGTTCGCCGAGAAGAACCACACCCTGTTCCTCGGCCGTGGTGCCCAGTATCCGGTGGCAATGGAAGGCTCGCTGAAGCTCAAGGAAATCTCCTACATCCACGCCGAAGCCTATCCGGCCGGCGAGCTCAAGCACGGTCCGTTGGCCCTGGTGGACAGTGACATGCCGGTGGTTACCGTGGCGCCGAACAACGAGCTGGTGGAGAAGCTCAAATCCAACCTGCAGGAAGTGCGTGCCCGTGGCGGCGAGCTGATCGTCTTCGCCGACCGCGATGCCGGTATCGACAATGGTGAAGGCACCCATGTGGTGAACATGCCGCACATCGACGATGCCCTGGCGCCGATCCTCTACACCATCCCGCTGCAGCTGCTTTCCTACTACGTCGCGGTGCTCAAGGGCACCGACGTCGACCAGCCGCGCAACCTGGCCAAGTCGGTGACCGTGGAATAA
- the cfaB gene encoding C17 cyclopropane fatty acid synthase CfaB, giving the protein MFAQLPPLLRDLKLPLRLQLWDGKEIDLGPNPTVTMTVKDPSVVSLLSRPSLDTLGTAYVEGRLELDGPILEVIRLGDALSEAVLGEEDEGAPERRSRDKATDAAAISYHYDLSNDFYRLWLDREMVYSCAYFPTGSEDLDSAQQAKLHHLCRKLRLKAGEYLLDVGCGWGGLARFAAREYGVRVFGITLSQEQLALGKERVRAEGLEGQVELKLLDYRDLPQDGRFDKVVSVGMFEHVGHANMPTYCQRLFGAVRAGGLVMNHGITARHPDGRPVGRGAGDFIDRYVFPHGELPHLATMVTELSLAGMEVVDVESLRLHYARTLEFWSSNLEANLAKAAQLVPEQALRIWRLYLAGCSHAFQKGWINLHQILASKPHDDGSHEVPWSRADLYR; this is encoded by the coding sequence ATGTTTGCGCAACTTCCACCGCTGCTACGCGACCTGAAACTGCCGCTGCGACTGCAGCTCTGGGATGGCAAGGAAATCGATCTCGGGCCCAACCCCACCGTCACCATGACGGTGAAGGACCCCAGTGTGGTCTCCCTGCTCAGCCGGCCAAGCCTCGACACATTGGGAACCGCCTATGTGGAAGGGCGCCTGGAGCTGGATGGGCCGATCCTCGAGGTGATCCGCCTGGGGGACGCCCTCAGCGAGGCCGTGCTGGGTGAGGAGGACGAAGGGGCTCCCGAGCGCCGCTCCCGTGACAAGGCCACCGACGCTGCCGCCATTTCCTATCACTACGACCTGTCCAATGATTTCTACCGGCTGTGGCTCGACCGGGAGATGGTCTATTCCTGCGCCTACTTCCCCACCGGCAGCGAAGACCTGGATAGCGCCCAGCAAGCCAAGCTGCACCATCTCTGTCGCAAGCTGCGACTGAAGGCCGGTGAGTATCTGCTGGATGTGGGGTGCGGCTGGGGCGGCCTGGCGCGCTTCGCTGCTCGTGAATACGGCGTACGGGTGTTCGGCATCACCTTGAGCCAGGAACAGCTCGCCCTGGGCAAGGAGCGGGTCCGTGCCGAGGGCCTGGAGGGGCAGGTGGAGCTGAAGCTCCTGGATTACCGTGACCTGCCCCAGGACGGTCGCTTCGACAAGGTGGTCAGCGTCGGCATGTTCGAGCACGTGGGCCACGCCAATATGCCGACCTATTGCCAGCGCCTGTTCGGCGCGGTGCGCGCCGGTGGGCTGGTGATGAACCACGGCATCACCGCCCGGCATCCCGACGGCCGTCCGGTGGGACGCGGTGCCGGTGACTTCATCGATCGCTACGTCTTCCCCCATGGCGAGCTACCGCACCTGGCCACCATGGTCACCGAGCTGAGCCTGGCCGGCATGGAGGTGGTGGACGTGGAGAGCCTGCGCCTGCATTACGCACGCACCCTCGAGTTCTGGAGCAGCAACCTGGAGGCCAATCTGGCCAAGGCAGCCCAGCTGGTGCCGGAACAGGCCCTGCGCATCTGGCGGCTGTACCTGGCCGGTTGTTCCCATGCCTTCCAGAAGGGCTGGATCAACCTGCACCAGATACTCGCCAGCAAGCCCCATGACGATGGCTCCCACGAGGTGCCCTGGAGCCGGGCAGACCTCTACCGATAG
- a CDS encoding MFS transporter, with product MDNSSTLAASAEPRTTSQRIKSIFSGSVGNLVEWYDWYVYAAFSLYFAKAFFPQGDLTAQLLNTAAIFAVGFLMRPIGGWLMGIYADRKGRKAALLASVLLMCFGSLIIALTPSYETIGIAAPILLVVARLLQGLSVGGEYGTSATYLSEMATKERRGFFSSFQYVTLISGQLIALAVLIILQQTLTTEQLESWGWRVPFFIGALCAVVAMFLRRGMEETESFTKRKDKPKESLMRTLMRHPKELLTVVGLTMGGTLAFYTYTTYMQKYLVNTVGMSKNDSTMISAATLFLFMLLQPIVGALSDKIGRRPILIAFGVLGTLFTYPILSTLHSIDTWWGAFFLIMAALIIVSGYTSINAVVKAELFPTEIRALGVGLPYALTVSIFGGTAEYVALWFKSIGMESGFYWYVTACIACSLVVYVFMKDTRTHSRMNHD from the coding sequence ATGGATAACTCCAGCACCCTGGCTGCCTCTGCAGAACCCCGCACGACATCGCAACGCATCAAATCGATTTTCAGCGGCTCGGTGGGCAACCTGGTCGAGTGGTACGACTGGTACGTCTACGCCGCCTTCTCGCTGTACTTCGCCAAGGCCTTCTTCCCCCAGGGCGACCTGACCGCCCAGCTCCTGAACACCGCCGCGATCTTCGCCGTGGGCTTCCTGATGCGCCCCATCGGCGGCTGGCTGATGGGCATCTATGCCGACCGCAAGGGCCGCAAGGCCGCCCTGCTGGCCTCGGTGCTGCTGATGTGCTTCGGCTCCCTGATCATCGCGCTGACGCCCAGCTACGAAACCATCGGCATCGCCGCCCCCATCCTGCTGGTGGTCGCGCGCCTGCTGCAGGGCCTGTCGGTCGGCGGTGAGTACGGCACCTCGGCTACCTACCTGTCGGAGATGGCCACCAAGGAACGCCGCGGATTCTTCTCCAGCTTCCAGTACGTGACCCTGATTTCCGGCCAGCTCATCGCCCTGGCGGTGCTGATCATCCTGCAACAGACGCTGACCACCGAGCAGTTGGAAAGCTGGGGCTGGCGCGTGCCCTTCTTCATCGGCGCCCTGTGTGCGGTGGTGGCCATGTTCCTGCGTCGCGGCATGGAGGAAACCGAGTCCTTCACCAAGAGGAAGGACAAGCCGAAGGAAAGCCTGATGCGCACCCTGATGCGCCATCCCAAGGAGCTGCTCACCGTGGTCGGCCTGACCATGGGCGGTACCCTGGCCTTCTACACCTACACCACCTACATGCAGAAATACCTGGTCAACACCGTGGGCATGAGCAAGAACGACTCGACCATGATCTCGGCGGCCACGCTGTTCCTGTTCATGCTGCTGCAGCCCATCGTCGGCGCGCTGTCCGACAAGATCGGCCGTCGTCCGATCCTGATCGCCTTCGGTGTGCTGGGCACGCTCTTCACTTATCCGATCCTCAGCACCCTGCACAGCATCGATACCTGGTGGGGCGCGTTCTTCCTGATCATGGCAGCGCTGATCATCGTCAGCGGCTACACCTCGATCAACGCGGTGGTGAAGGCCGAGCTGTTCCCCACCGAGATCCGCGCCCTTGGCGTGGGCCTGCCCTATGCACTGACCGTGTCCATCTTCGGCGGCACCGCCGAGTACGTGGCCCTGTGGTTCAAGAGCATCGGCATGGAAAGCGGCTTCTACTGGTACGTCACCGCGTGCATCGCCTGCTCGCTGGTGGTGTACGTGTTCATGAAGGACACCCGCACCCATTCGCGGATGAACCACGACTGA
- a CDS encoding DeoR/GlpR family DNA-binding transcription regulator, with translation MMTKRNTPQRRHGILALLDEQGEVSVDELAKAFSTSEVTIRKDLTALEKNGLLLRRYGGAVPMPQELIGDATLPVSSRKLAIARAAVGCIREHARIIIDSGSTTAAMIPELGRKPGLVVMTNSLNVANALRDLEHEPVLLMTGGTWDPHSESFQGQVAEQVLRSYDFDQLFIGADGIDLERGTTTFNELLGLSRVMAEVAREVIVMAESDKLGRRIPNLELPWSSIHTLITDERLAPQAREQIAARGVKLICARID, from the coding sequence TTGATGACGAAACGCAACACACCCCAGCGTCGCCACGGAATCCTTGCGCTGCTCGACGAGCAGGGCGAGGTGAGCGTCGACGAGCTGGCCAAGGCCTTCTCCACCTCCGAAGTGACCATCCGCAAGGATCTCACCGCCCTGGAGAAGAACGGCCTGCTGCTGCGCCGTTACGGCGGCGCCGTGCCCATGCCCCAGGAGCTGATCGGTGACGCCACCTTGCCAGTGTCCTCGCGCAAGCTGGCGATCGCCCGCGCTGCCGTCGGCTGCATCCGCGAGCATGCGCGGATCATCATCGACAGCGGCAGCACCACTGCGGCGATGATCCCGGAACTGGGCCGCAAGCCGGGCCTGGTGGTGATGACCAACTCCCTGAATGTGGCCAACGCCCTGCGCGACCTGGAGCACGAACCGGTGCTGTTGATGACGGGCGGTACCTGGGACCCCCATTCGGAATCCTTCCAGGGCCAGGTGGCCGAGCAGGTCCTGCGTTCCTACGATTTCGACCAGTTGTTCATCGGCGCCGACGGTATCGACCTGGAGCGTGGCACCACCACCTTCAACGAACTGCTGGGCCTCTCGCGGGTCATGGCCGAGGTCGCTCGCGAAGTGATCGTCATGGCCGAGTCCGACAAGCTCGGTCGGCGCATACCGAACCTGGAGCTGCCCTGGAGCAGCATCCACACCCTGATTACCGATGAGCGCCTTGCCCCGCAAGCGCGCGAACAGATAGCCGCGCGCGGGGTCAAGTTGATCTGCGCGCGCATTGATTGA